A region of Nitrospirota bacterium DNA encodes the following proteins:
- a CDS encoding 2-oxoacid:acceptor oxidoreductase family protein, protein MEKKIIIAGSGGQGILFLGRMLMSAAMLEGRDVTWFPSYGAEMRGGTANCTVIIADEMIGSPVVITPDILVVMNRASLDRFLPSLKKNGLLLYDSSLIPGKIARKDVAAVPIPSTKIAGDLDNQKSANMVMLGAFIAKTALLKPKTIFSIFEDNADPKKAAAFSANRGLVQRGMDCIENT, encoded by the coding sequence TTGGAAAAGAAGATCATCATCGCGGGCTCCGGCGGCCAGGGCATATTGTTTCTCGGCAGAATGCTCATGTCAGCTGCCATGCTCGAAGGAAGGGATGTTACCTGGTTCCCCTCTTACGGAGCTGAAATGCGTGGAGGCACGGCAAACTGCACCGTGATCATTGCTGACGAAATGATCGGCTCCCCTGTTGTCATAACGCCGGATATTCTTGTTGTGATGAACAGGGCATCACTCGATCGCTTCCTGCCGAGCCTCAAAAAGAACGGCCTGCTTCTGTACGATTCCTCGCTTATTCCGGGGAAGATAGCAAGGAAGGACGTGGCAGCCGTCCCTATTCCCTCGACCAAAATTGCAGGCGACCTGGACAATCAGAAATCAGCGAACATGGTGATGCTCGGCGCCTTCATCGCAAAAACCGCACTACTCAAGCCAAAGACGATATTCAGCATATTCGAGGACAATGCCGACCCGAAAAAAGCCGCGGCTTTTTCGGCAAATAGAGGGCTTGTCCAAAGGGGGATGGACTGCATTGAAAATACGTAA
- a CDS encoding ribosome maturation factor RimP: MEEIQEKIAVLAESIAQQHGVRVYDVEIVGNARNPFVRVYLDKEEGVSLDECAKFSRSLSALIDVEDPIPTAFVLEVSSPGLDRQLKKLKHYEQSRGRLAKVVMKEKTAGGQNVVIGRIMDVQGDVITLITGDGQDLLIPFDTISRARLEIELK, encoded by the coding sequence ATGGAAGAAATACAGGAAAAGATAGCGGTGTTGGCAGAATCCATTGCTCAACAGCATGGGGTCCGGGTCTATGACGTCGAGATCGTGGGCAATGCGAGGAATCCGTTTGTTCGGGTCTATCTTGACAAGGAAGAGGGGGTCTCTCTGGATGAATGCGCGAAATTCAGCAGGTCTCTTTCAGCGCTCATCGATGTAGAGGACCCTATACCGACTGCCTTTGTGCTGGAGGTCTCTTCCCCGGGGCTTGACCGGCAGCTGAAGAAGTTGAAACATTATGAGCAGTCAAGGGGAAGGTTGGCAAAGGTTGTAATGAAGGAAAAGACTGCTGGCGGCCAGAATGTGGTCATCGGCAGGATCATGGATGTCCAGGGCGATGTGATAACCCTGATAACCGGGGACGGGCAGGACCTGCTCATACCCTTTGATACCATCTCTCGGGCAAGATTGGAGATAGAACTGAAATGA
- a CDS encoding diguanylate cyclase, with protein sequence MKIMSTDKNSHKDHTEFISLDLIPDPFIILRPDGTIVDANLSFFTLVGSGKETVISRNFNEIDLLRELSRKISQSFVSGSEDFERIAYHTRHFEVLILPFRHADEPYFIRIVLKDITNFIRLEKELLKRNKELIIINTLSSAFISSENMDLVMEDLIEKVLLITDFHTGFLMMTEDEQLKLRTSKGISSDLQKFILDGGIESLCSDALKIQEPMYFIERSVIAEIPVLREEGFVFIAAIPLLSSQKVMGLLFLASRVNREMDFDFAALLSLVGNHFSHILDKIKLFQETKRLSVTDGLTGLFNSRYFYRYLDLEISRTKRYGSSFSLMLFDIDNFKKLNDTYGHQAGDEVLQELARIFKSVSRETDIVVRYGGEEFVIILPNTAEDEAIALANRILLTVQETKIKINATERVSITISGGVASFPQNASTAKNLLNAADSAMYAAKTAGKNTIVCYQGKMREKKI encoded by the coding sequence ATGAAGATCATGTCGACTGACAAAAACTCTCATAAGGATCATACAGAGTTCATAAGTCTTGACCTCATCCCTGACCCTTTCATTATCCTGAGGCCTGACGGCACCATCGTTGATGCAAATCTGAGCTTTTTCACCCTCGTCGGTTCGGGCAAGGAAACGGTTATCAGCAGGAATTTCAATGAGATCGACCTGCTCAGAGAACTCTCAAGGAAGATTTCCCAATCCTTCGTCTCAGGATCAGAGGATTTTGAGAGGATCGCCTATCATACCAGGCATTTTGAAGTGCTGATCCTCCCGTTCAGGCATGCCGATGAACCCTATTTTATCAGGATCGTGCTCAAGGACATCACGAACTTCATCAGACTCGAAAAGGAGCTCCTGAAAAGGAACAAGGAGCTGATCATCATCAATACCCTTTCCAGTGCCTTCATTTCATCAGAGAATATGGATCTGGTCATGGAGGACCTGATCGAAAAGGTCCTGCTTATCACAGACTTTCATACCGGTTTTCTGATGATGACCGAAGACGAGCAGCTCAAGCTCAGGACAAGCAAGGGAATCTCGTCTGATCTGCAGAAATTCATTCTTGACGGAGGCATTGAATCCCTCTGCAGCGATGCGCTCAAGATACAGGAGCCGATGTATTTTATCGAGCGGTCGGTCATAGCGGAAATTCCGGTCCTCCGGGAGGAAGGCTTTGTTTTTATTGCTGCTATTCCGCTCCTGTCAAGCCAAAAGGTCATGGGACTGCTCTTCCTCGCCAGCAGGGTGAACCGGGAGATGGATTTTGATTTTGCAGCCCTTCTTTCACTGGTCGGCAACCATTTTTCCCATATCCTCGACAAGATCAAGCTCTTCCAGGAGACAAAGAGACTCTCGGTCACCGATGGTCTCACCGGACTCTTCAACAGCAGATATTTCTACCGATATCTCGATCTCGAGATATCAAGGACAAAGCGGTACGGCAGTTCGTTTTCGCTCATGCTTTTTGACATTGATAATTTCAAGAAACTGAACGACACATACGGTCACCAGGCAGGCGACGAGGTGCTTCAGGAACTTGCCAGGATCTTCAAGTCAGTTTCGAGAGAAACGGACATTGTGGTAAGGTATGGAGGCGAGGAGTTCGTGATCATACTGCCGAACACGGCAGAAGATGAGGCGATCGCCCTTGCCAACAGAATTCTGCTGACAGTGCAGGAGACAAAGATAAAGATCAATGCCACGGAAAGAGTGAGTATAACCATAAGCGGCGGTGTTGCATCGTTTCCTCAGAATGCATCCACCGCAAAAAACCTGCTCAATGCTGCTGACAGCGCCATGTACGCAGCAAAGACAGCGGGCAAAAATACCATCGTCTGTTATCAGGGGAAGATGCGTGAAAAAAAAATTTGA
- the recG gene encoding ATP-dependent DNA helicase RecG, with amino-acid sequence MPDSTGLSTQFVKGVGPHKARLLASLGIRTITDAFHYLPFRYEDRSAFKPITHLQPGSRETVSGTIVSLKAKGQKLNILEAIITDTAGYLKLTWFNQPYLKRTFKMGQSLVVSGLVKQNTRDMPPLVMEGPEYETLPDDADALIHTGRVVPFYSLTEGISQKQFRKIMFSIIGAHAAALRDPLPPDILARNDLPALQETVRELHFPRNADHLTDLNRGRTNYHRRMIFDEFFFFGLGLAVLRETAGREKGIRFRPKGILRKALLEQFPFELTAAQKRVMEEIRKDMQQPRPMNRLIQGDVGCGKTIVALAAMLDAVESGYQAALMAPTGILAEQHYINIHGMIEQLGLTVQLMTGGARKDGVKAEGSSSPDIIIGTHALIQEKVSFRKLGLAVIDEQHKFGVMQRAVLRKKGMNPDVLVMTATPIPRSLALTLYGDLDCSVIDELPPNRRPVQTTWIESTKKDEIYAVLRDELGRARQAYVVYPAIEESEKMKLKTALQGREAFARKFPEFRVGLVHGRMKTAERAEVMSLFKKKEIDLLVSTTVIEVGVDVPNASVMLIVHAERFGLSQLHQLRGRVGRGADSSCCILIAYQPVGEDARRRLDIMVRTNDGFRIAEEDLDIRGPGEFLGTRQAGLPDLRNANIIRDAAVLEAAKKEAFSIIEKDAELKELPFLKEHLDVFWKGRVDLFKTG; translated from the coding sequence ATGCCTGACAGCACAGGCCTCTCCACACAATTCGTAAAAGGGGTCGGGCCCCACAAGGCCCGGCTTCTTGCAAGCCTCGGTATCAGAACCATCACGGACGCCTTCCATTATCTCCCTTTTCGCTACGAAGACCGTTCAGCGTTCAAGCCTATTACGCATCTCCAGCCCGGCAGCAGAGAAACGGTTTCAGGGACTATCGTCTCTCTCAAGGCCAAAGGCCAAAAGCTCAATATCCTCGAAGCGATTATCACGGACACTGCCGGCTATCTGAAGCTCACGTGGTTTAATCAGCCTTATCTGAAAAGGACCTTTAAGATGGGGCAGTCTCTTGTCGTGAGCGGGCTGGTAAAACAGAACACCCGGGATATGCCGCCGTTAGTAATGGAAGGACCGGAGTATGAGACGCTGCCGGACGATGCCGACGCCCTGATCCATACCGGAAGGGTTGTGCCGTTCTACAGCCTTACAGAAGGTATCAGCCAGAAGCAGTTCCGGAAGATCATGTTCTCGATCATCGGAGCGCACGCTGCAGCCCTGCGTGATCCCCTTCCTCCTGACATCCTCGCCAGAAATGATCTGCCGGCGCTTCAGGAGACTGTCCGGGAACTGCATTTTCCGCGGAACGCTGATCATCTCACAGACCTTAACCGGGGCAGGACGAATTATCACCGTCGCATGATATTTGATGAGTTCTTTTTCTTTGGACTCGGTCTTGCCGTGCTCAGGGAGACGGCCGGCAGGGAAAAGGGGATACGCTTCAGGCCAAAGGGAATACTCAGGAAGGCTCTTCTTGAGCAGTTCCCGTTTGAACTCACTGCAGCGCAGAAGCGCGTTATGGAGGAGATCAGAAAGGACATGCAGCAGCCCCGTCCGATGAACCGTCTTATCCAGGGGGATGTCGGCTGCGGAAAGACCATTGTAGCGCTTGCAGCCATGCTCGATGCTGTTGAATCAGGGTATCAGGCAGCGCTGATGGCTCCTACCGGCATCCTTGCAGAGCAGCATTACATCAATATCCACGGGATGATCGAACAGCTAGGCCTGACCGTACAGCTGATGACCGGGGGCGCCCGGAAAGATGGTGTTAAGGCTGAGGGTTCTTCTTCTCCTGACATTATTATCGGTACCCATGCGCTCATTCAGGAGAAGGTATCGTTCAGGAAGCTCGGCCTCGCTGTGATTGACGAGCAGCACAAGTTCGGTGTTATGCAGAGGGCAGTGCTCAGAAAGAAGGGCATGAATCCGGATGTGCTGGTGATGACTGCAACGCCCATTCCGAGATCTCTTGCGCTCACGCTGTATGGCGATCTTGACTGCTCGGTGATCGATGAACTGCCGCCAAACAGAAGGCCGGTACAGACAACGTGGATAGAATCGACAAAAAAGGATGAGATCTACGCAGTGCTCAGGGACGAACTGGGCAGGGCAAGGCAGGCCTATGTCGTGTACCCTGCCATAGAAGAGTCCGAGAAGATGAAACTGAAAACAGCACTGCAGGGCAGGGAGGCATTTGCCCGGAAATTCCCCGAGTTCCGGGTCGGGCTTGTTCACGGACGGATGAAGACCGCAGAGCGTGCAGAGGTTATGAGCCTTTTCAAAAAAAAGGAGATCGACCTTCTTGTAAGCACAACGGTTATCGAGGTGGGGGTCGATGTCCCGAACGCCTCGGTCATGCTGATCGTTCATGCCGAGCGCTTCGGCCTCAGCCAGCTGCACCAGCTGCGGGGGAGGGTAGGAAGAGGCGCTGACAGTTCCTGCTGCATCCTGATCGCGTATCAGCCTGTTGGTGAGGATGCAAGGCGCAGGCTGGATATCATGGTCAGGACCAATGACGGCTTCAGGATCGCAGAAGAGGACCTCGATATCCGGGGGCCCGGAGAGTTCCTCGGCACGCGCCAGGCCGGTCTGCCGGATCTGCGCAACGCAAACATTATCCGGGATGCAGCGGTACTGGAGGCGGCAAAGAAAGAGGCTTTCAGCATCATCGAAAAAGATGCCGAACTTAAAGAATTACCTTTTCTAAAAGAGCATCTTGATGTATTCTGGAAAGGAAGAGTTGACCTCTTCAAGACCGGGTAG
- the nusA gene encoding transcription termination/antitermination protein NusA yields MTKELCHVIEQISREKGISKEIMVEALESALLSAMRKKYGGRMNIHLTIDRKKCDISVYETKQVVAAVADPDQEISVKDAQAIDPEKKEGDTVDFPLDLHDLGRIAAQTAKQVIFQRVREAERDVIFSEFKDRTGQIVSGSVMRKEKGAYFINLGKTEAYLAIKDTLPTENLKRGDVVKAIVEEVKVSSKGPEIIISRTSPQFVGELFRMEVPEITEGLVIIKSIVREPGERTKIAVTSKDTAVDPVGSCVGMKGTRVQAIVRELRGERIDIIPWTDEPRTLIARALSPASVEKIGVNEDDKTAMVVVNDQQLSLAIGKKGQNVRLAMKLTGWDIDIISDTEYSKIRLEETDKALEDSMKKESQKKEMPSVDA; encoded by the coding sequence ATGACAAAAGAACTGTGTCACGTAATTGAACAGATAAGCAGGGAAAAGGGCATCTCGAAGGAGATCATGGTCGAGGCGCTCGAATCAGCGCTGCTTTCTGCCATGAGAAAGAAATATGGCGGCAGGATGAATATTCATCTGACCATTGACAGAAAAAAGTGCGATATCAGCGTGTATGAGACGAAGCAGGTCGTCGCAGCAGTGGCTGATCCTGATCAGGAGATCTCTGTCAAGGATGCCCAGGCCATCGATCCGGAGAAGAAGGAAGGTGATACGGTTGATTTTCCTCTTGATCTCCACGACCTCGGCAGGATAGCTGCCCAGACCGCGAAGCAGGTCATATTCCAGAGGGTGCGTGAAGCAGAGCGCGATGTCATCTTCAGCGAGTTCAAGGACCGGACCGGCCAGATCGTGAGCGGCTCTGTCATGCGAAAGGAAAAGGGCGCTTATTTTATCAATCTCGGCAAGACAGAAGCTTACCTTGCAATAAAGGATACGCTGCCGACAGAGAACCTGAAGCGCGGTGATGTTGTCAAGGCGATCGTTGAAGAGGTCAAGGTCTCGTCGAAGGGTCCTGAGATCATTATCAGCAGGACATCGCCCCAATTTGTCGGCGAGCTGTTCAGGATGGAAGTGCCTGAGATCACCGAAGGCCTTGTCATTATAAAGAGCATTGTTCGCGAGCCGGGAGAACGCACAAAGATCGCGGTTACATCAAAAGACACTGCTGTCGACCCTGTCGGTTCATGCGTCGGCATGAAGGGAACACGGGTGCAGGCCATTGTCCGTGAACTCAGGGGCGAGCGCATTGACATCATTCCCTGGACAGATGAACCGAGGACGCTCATTGCCCGTGCACTCAGCCCGGCCAGCGTCGAGAAGATCGGCGTGAACGAGGATGATAAGACCGCCATGGTGGTGGTGAACGACCAGCAGCTCTCGCTTGCGATCGGCAAGAAAGGCCAGAACGTGAGGCTTGCCATGAAGCTGACCGGCTGGGACATTGATATCATAAGCGACACGGAATATTCAAAGATACGGTTGGAAGAGACAGACAAGGCGCTTGAGGATTCCATGAAAAAGGAGTCCCAGAAAAAAGAGATGCCGTCTGTAGATGCCTGA
- a CDS encoding N-acetyltransferase, which produces MPTRKKPRLFRQIEGLSKGGWTALKIRKAHISDIKEIQKLVNEFARKEQMIPRSLNELYENLRDFVVAEEKKVIVGVSALHILWDDLAEVRSLAVKKELHKKGIGRKMVEQCLIEAKELGVKRVFVLTYQPEFFKKLGFKDTDKAELPQKIWGDCIRCPKFPECDEHALIRNV; this is translated from the coding sequence ATGCCGACCCGAAAAAAGCCGCGGCTTTTTCGGCAAATAGAGGGCTTGTCCAAAGGGGGATGGACTGCATTGAAAATACGTAAGGCTCATATCAGCGACATTAAGGAAATCCAGAAGCTCGTGAACGAATTCGCCCGCAAAGAGCAGATGATACCACGGTCGCTCAATGAACTGTATGAGAATCTCAGAGACTTTGTCGTTGCCGAGGAAAAGAAGGTCATCGTAGGCGTCAGCGCCCTGCATATACTCTGGGATGATCTTGCAGAGGTCCGTTCGCTCGCGGTGAAGAAAGAGTTACACAAAAAAGGCATCGGCAGAAAGATGGTTGAACAATGTTTAATTGAGGCAAAAGAACTCGGCGTCAAACGGGTCTTTGTGCTGACGTACCAGCCTGAGTTCTTCAAGAAATTGGGGTTCAAAGACACGGACAAGGCGGAGCTGCCGCAGAAGATCTGGGGCGACTGCATCCGCTGTCCCAAATTCCCTGAGTGCGACGAGCATGCCCTCATCAGGAATGTGTAG
- a CDS encoding 2-oxoglutarate oxidoreductase, whose product MLLTAPCTQQRQRAKIPSSVIRGRCVKKKFDRPKSLKPNAFRYCPGCGHSLVHRLIAECIDTLGIQDKVVGIAPVGCAVFAYDYFNFDILEAAHGRPPAVATALKRVMPDRIIFSYQGDGDLAAIGTSEIIHAANRGENFTVFFINNATYGMTGGQMAPTTITGQRTTTTPRGRDVQTTGYPLKVSELLSAIEGVSFIQRVAVDSYKNLVTARKAIEKAFRYQIEGRGFSLIEILSPCPTDWGMSPRAAAEWLRTDLSQTYPLGLVKDKYAGTN is encoded by the coding sequence ATGCTGCTGACAGCGCCATGTACGCAGCAAAGACAGCGGGCAAAAATACCATCGTCTGTTATCAGGGGAAGATGCGTGAAAAAAAAATTTGACAGACCCAAAAGTCTCAAGCCCAATGCATTCCGGTACTGCCCCGGCTGCGGACACAGCCTCGTGCACAGGCTTATCGCAGAATGTATTGACACACTCGGCATCCAGGACAAGGTCGTCGGCATTGCACCGGTGGGCTGTGCCGTCTTTGCCTATGATTACTTTAATTTCGACATCCTTGAGGCTGCCCATGGCAGACCCCCTGCCGTGGCAACCGCGCTGAAAAGGGTCATGCCTGACAGGATCATCTTCTCCTATCAGGGAGACGGAGACCTTGCCGCAATCGGCACATCAGAGATCATCCATGCAGCCAACAGGGGTGAGAACTTTACGGTATTCTTCATTAATAACGCTACATACGGCATGACCGGCGGACAGATGGCTCCGACAACGATCACCGGGCAGAGAACAACCACCACTCCCCGGGGCAGGGATGTGCAGACCACCGGGTATCCGCTCAAGGTGTCGGAACTCCTTTCGGCCATTGAGGGCGTGTCGTTCATCCAGCGTGTTGCGGTGGATTCCTATAAGAACCTCGTAACAGCAAGAAAGGCCATAGAAAAGGCCTTCAGATACCAGATCGAAGGCAGGGGGTTCAGCCTTATCGAGATCCTATCACCCTGTCCTACTGATTGGGGGATGAGCCCCAGGGCTGCCGCAGAATGGCTCAGAACAGACCTCTCCCAAACCTACCCTCTCGGGCTGGTCAAGGATAAATACGCGGGAACCAACTGA